The Cytophagia bacterium CHB2 genome contains the following window.
ATTGCAAGAGGGCTGGGCCGGCGGCATTCATGAATGGAAAGTGAAATAGGTTTTTAAGTTTTCTGGCAGAATTATCAAATGGCAGAATGATTTTTTGGGTTAATCATTCTGCCGATTCATCATTCTGCCATGTAAATGGAGGTATCCGTGGTTTGGGAACAGAGATGGCATCCGCTGCGCGAAGAGTGGGTAATCATTGCCGCGCATCGTCAGAACCGGCCGTGGACGGGCGAGACGGTGGACAATGCTAAATCCGAATTGCCGGAGTATGATCCAACTTGTTATCTTTGTCCCGGAAACAAACGGGTGAGCGGAGCACAGAACCCGCAGTATCAACAAACCTTCGTTTTTGATAACGATCATGCGTGCGTGAGTTGGGCTGCGCCGGCAATCCCGCAAAAAGATACGGGAATTTACCAAACCAGTCCGGCGCGCGGGGTGGCGCGCGTGGTATGTTACAGTCCCAAACACAATCTCACGCTGGCCGAGCTTGAGTTGCCAGAAATCATTACTTTGCTCAAGGTTTGGCAAGAGCAGTATCGCGAGTTGGGCGGCCATCCCGAAATCAACCACGTGCTGATTTTTGAAAACAAAGGCGAGGTGGTGGGCGTGTCAAATCCGCATTCACATTGCCAGATCTACGCTACCAATATTGTGTTTAAGTTTATTGAAAC
Protein-coding sequences here:
- the galT gene encoding galactose-1-phosphate uridylyltransferase, which codes for MEVSVVWEQRWHPLREEWVIIAAHRQNRPWTGETVDNAKSELPEYDPTCYLCPGNKRVSGAQNPQYQQTFVFDNDHACVSWAAPAIPQKDTGIYQTSPARGVARVVCYSPKHNLTLAELELPEIITLLKVWQEQYRELGGHPEINHVLIFENKGEVVGVSNPHSHCQIYATNIVFKFIETEARVSRDYFLKTQRPLFQEILKEEKSDGRRVICENDSAIAFMPYFARYAYEVYVAPKETHPSLADLSREELRDFAAVLQQVLIKFDNLWRMPFPYVMPLHQAPTDGRDHGSFHFHIEFHPPLRKPNLLKYLAGPEIGGGNFLSDTSPEEKAEELRSQADAHYKKLSK